In Mustela lutreola isolate mMusLut2 chromosome 16, mMusLut2.pri, whole genome shotgun sequence, the genomic window tataacacccagtgcctaTCACAGCATGTGTCCCCCTAGTACCCATCACCTTGTTGACCCCCTttccccgcctccctcccctgtgaaaccctgtttgttccctggattccatagtctctcatggtttgtcttccatTCCGATTTcctcccttcagttttccctcccttccccgaatgtcctctgtgttattccttatgttccacatatgactgaaaccatatgataattgtctttctctgtctgacttatttcactcagcataatctcctccggtCCCATCCATGTCCATGTAACTggtaggtattcattctttctgatgactgagtaatattccactgtatatatggactacatcttctttatctgttcatttgttgaagggtatcttggtttcttccacaatttggctattgtggacattgctgctatgaacatcggggtgcatgtgctccttcttttcactacatctgtatctttggggtaaatcccagtagtgcaattgctgggtcatagggtagctctatttttaacatcttgaggaacctccatactgttttccagagtggctgcaccagcttccattcccaccaagagtggaagagggttcccctttcttcacatcctcgccaacacgtgttgtttcctgtttttaattttgccattctaactggtgtgaggtgggatctcattgtggttttaatttgaacctccctgatggttagtgatatagagcattttttcatgtgtctgttaaccatttatatatcttctttggatgacagtctgttcatgtcctctgcccatttttttaccagcttatttgtttttttgagtattgactttgagaatttctttatagatcttggataccaaccctttatctgtagtatcatctgcaaatatcttctctcattctgtaggttgcctcttagttttgttgactgttcctttgctgtgctttttatcttgatgaagtcccaaaagttcatttttgcctttgtttcccttgcctttggagacatgtcttgaaaacCTTTAAAATGGCCATGGAAATTCTATGTATGCCTGTGTCACACAGGCATTGCTAAGTGACAGAAGTAGTATGTTAAGTAATATGATCTGTGAAAGGAGATGATTTAGTTCAAATAGTTTAGAAAATATGTAGTATCAGTTGATacaacttcctccctccctttagCTGATGCAAACCACTCTGTAACTTTTACCTCATGTGATAAATCAATCAACGTGGGGTAGGTAGATGACTATTTCCAATTAGCAATGAGGAAGCCAACATTCAGAGAATTGTGGTAAgtggctcaaggtcacacaggcaaCAGCTGTAATGACACAATTTCTTTTCCTGACTCAGGAAAATTGTGGTCCTGGATGCTCATGATCTTGGCTTGCCTGGAGAATTGAGCCTCCTTAGCTAGGTATGGGCACCAGATCTCTGCTCCCTAAAAGGATACCATGCAGTGTCTTTCTGTGTCTAGCTGATTTTACTTACCATAATGTTCTCTAGGTtcatcatgttgttgcaaatggcaagaattcccTGTTTTTGTCAGGGGGGAccaaacaatattccattgtacatatatgtcacattttctttatcccttcatctgtcagtggatgtTTAGCTTGTTTCTACATCTTGGCTCctgtgaataatgctataatgaacGTGGGAATGCAGATTTCTCTTTAAGATCCTAGTTTAAAGTCATGTATATTAATATGTAGGGCTTTTTACATATCAACTGTATCTCAGTTAAATGGTTTTAAAAGTCTCTTGATCCTAACTtacttatataaaatacaaataatagaattatttcaggtatattgtattattttctccCAATTCCTCTACTCACTGCCCTTATCATAACTACTCTGGATAAAACATACTTCCCTGATCCCAATGACTTTTGCTTGACCATATAATTCACTTTGGCTAGTAGAATGTGGATCAGATTGAGAGTTCTGAGCTGATGCCTGAAGAAGCactatctggggcacctgggtggctcattcagttaagtggctgactcttggtttcagctcaggtcacaatctcagggtcctggcattgaaccctgtgtggggctctgtgctcagtggggattctgagcttttggattctctctctccctgtctctctgccccttcccctgctcatgctctctctctaatatatatgtgtatatatatgtgtgtgtatatatatatatatatatatatatatatatatatttttttttttttttaaagaagcactaACTGTGTCTACTGCCTTCTTGCTTCTTGGCTTGAAAAGAGCATATCCTACTTCTGTGATAGGAAACAAGTGGAACAGAACTAAACCTGACCCACAGCCTGAAGCAGAACACCACCAGTCAGCCACAGATCCACAATCCAAGGGGGGAAAATGTGTGCTGTTGAAGCCACTGAACATTGTTCTAGATTGTTGTTACACAGCAGTATTGTAGCGATAGGTGACTAATACAGCATCATATCAGTTAGGTGATCAGCCAAAAAATAGTTGCTTAAGCAAGATGGAACTAATTTCTCATCAATGTCACAGCATTATTTTGGGGTTGATAAGACATTCCAAAATGTCAAAGAATCTGAGTCCCCCTATCTCTTGCTCTACCATTCTCAGCATGAAGCTTCCAGGTCAGGATCCAAGACAGCAGCTCCAGTTCCAGCTGTCATGTCTGTATTCCAatcagaagagaaggagagcaaaggAAGTACAAGGAAAGTGTCTTTCCTCTAAAGAACATAATGTAAAACTTTGTCCAGTGCATACTCATATGACCCCATGTAAGGACAAGAGAGGAGCTGGGAAACATTGTTTTCTGGGTGGCTGTCTTTGCAGCTGAGATCTGGTGGCTCTATTActaaaagcagaaggaaggactgaTGTTGGGAGATGACAACACTCTCTGTCACACATACCTCCCTCACAGTGTGGCTGTAAGGCTTAAAATGTGACTGATCTGTATATGGGGTTTTGCATAGATTCTGGAATTAAGCAAATTCCCTACAAGCAGCAGGTATTATAATAGTCATGAATCTTTGAAAGGATGGAGAGCATGAAGACTTTATCTTTCTTCAATGAATTGTTCACTTATTTATTGGACCAAATTCACTGAGCAGGCCTTTTTCTGAGTGCTGGCATCACCAGATGAGAGCAATGGGCTTTTATAGTGCCCCGGTTGTGGTCTGTATATTCTCCCTTGTGTGAAGTGAGAGccacagaaaaatggaaagaggagAGACCCATTCTGCCTCAGTATCAGGGCCATCAGGGAGCACTCCATAACAAAGGGACCCAGAAGACAGACCTTGAAGGTGTCAGCATGCACAGGGAGGACAAGGAAGATCATGGCATTCAGATGGAACAGCCCAAAGGCATAGATGTGACAGACTTGAAATGTCTGCATAATGTTGAGTCTAGTGTGGCTGAAACCAGGACAGAATGGGATCTCAAATTCCTGGGTAAGGAGGTTCAGCTCTGTCTTATGGCCACAAGAGACAGAGATTAAAGTGACTTTTTcattgaaaaacacatttttatgacAAAAGCAATGCATGCTTGccacaaaaaaaaatcaacaaaatacaaaacaatgaaaatgaaagcaaagccCTCCCAACATCTCTCACATAGTGGCAATCACCACAAACATTTATATAGAATTGATTTTCACATTCTATCCTATATCCCTATGTACACACACTGCATTTAGACATTAGAATGTAGTTATTTGGTAACCCAAATTTTCTACATCACAATGTGTAATTAACATTAGTCATGGCAGTAAATGTACTTATAGGAGTTATTTTTCATGACACCTTAGGATTCCATTGTGTGGCTGTGCTGCAATTTATTTTGACTACTCCCGCAttgtcaaatataatttttttcccaagagtTATCAATTAAGAGcacatggaggggtgcctgggtggctcagtgggtcgagcatctgattcttgatctcagctcaggtcttgatctcagggtgctgagttcaagccctgccttgggctccacaccAGGCAAgaagcccactttaaaaaaaattaatataagaaaacaaaagcacaaaattCTTTGCTGCAAGCATCCTAACTTATTTTCTTGGCAAAAGCTTCTTAACAGGTATGCTGTCAAAGCCCACGCACATTCAAGATTTTGATGCATATTGCCAAATTGGCCTCCAGAAGCATTGTACCAATTTCAGTTAGTAACTTATATTAATCTTGAAATTTGCAGAAAGTGTTTTTACTCTTCGAGAATTcttgtctttaaattttaaaattttaaagatttattggggcacctggcaggctcagtcagaggagtatgcaacacttattttcatttctttttttaaacaattttttaattatgttaagctagtcaccatagagtacatcattagtttttgatgtagtgttccatagTTCATTGTTTGTGTTACCatccagtgctctgtgcaatccgTGTTCTCCTTAATAACCTTCagatagcagcgatgtccactattgccaaattgtggaaggagccaagatgtccttcaacagatgaatggataaagaagatgtggtccacatatacaacggaatattactcaggcatgagaaaggatgaacacccaacatTTACATCAATATGATGGGCacacaaccttgtgaatatactaaaacccactGAACTGCACGTTTTAAAGGTGAAGTATATGagatgtgaattatatctcaataaaaatgaaaagtattgaTAACCTGAGATCACCCCATGCCCTGCTCAGGTGGTCAGCTTCGGGACCTGTATAGGGTTCTATGGAATGCTGCCTGTACCTCCCTGTTCCGTAGGCAGTAGATGACAGGGTTGCACATGGGCGTGAGCACCGTGTAGACGACGGACAACATCTTGTTGAGGTCCATGGCTTCTATGCGGCTGGGACGGGCATAGATGAAGAGAGTGGCTGAGTAGAAGATGCCCACCACCACCAGGTGGGAGGCACAGGTGGAGAGGGCTTTGTGCCGGGCAGCGGCTGATGGCATGTGGAGCACAGCCCTCCCGATGGCCACATAGGTGGCTATGGCCACAAGGAGGGAACCCCAGAGGATGACGATGGCAGAGATGAAGTCCACCAGCTCAGTCAGGGCCACATGGGTGCAAGACAGGTTGAGCAGAGGGGAGACGTCACAGAAGAAGTGGTTGAGGACGTTGGGGCCGCAGTAGGACAGGCTGGCAATGCAAGATGTCTTGACCACCGAGACCAGCAGCCCCCCAAGCCATGAAGTCATGGCCAAGCCCAGGCAGATTTGGGGCCTCATGAGCAGGGGGTAGTGGAGTGGGCGGCAGATGGCCacgtagcggtcataggccatggaCGCCAGGAGGGTGCACTCTGTGCAGAtgagagagatgaagaagaagagcTGGGTCATGCAGGCTGTGAAGGGCACATGGCAAGGACCGGTCCGCAGCCCCACGAGCAGGCTGGGCACGGTCACTGACACGTAGCACATCTCCAGGCAGCTGAGGTTGcccaggaagaagtacatgggctTGCGGAGCTCGCTGTGACTGCACACGAGGTAGATGATGAGTGTGTTCTCCAGGAGGGTCAGCACGTAGAGGGTCAGGAAGACGGCAAACAGGACATCCCTTATGTCCACCCTGGTGGACAAGCCCAGCAAGACAAACTCCTGGACTCTGGTCATGTTGCCCGCCTCCAGGGACCTCTCCATCTGAGTGCAGAAAGAAATAGGTTAGTGGAGCCTGTGATCCAGGCAggagaaaaacagtaaaagagGAAGAGTATTAAGGGCACCGAGAGCCACTGCATGTGCCGTAGGCTGACCATTGTCAGGAGGACTGCTGAGCTGGGAAGTTGTAAAACTAGAACCAAAAATCTTCCACACTTTTGCTTAGCAAATCTGGGATGTTCAGCAAGACAACCTTTTTGAGCCTCAGTTATcttgtttgtaaaatggagaGGAGAGCTCTGAtcgttctttcttttcttttgatgattTTAAGTGGTCTTTTCTAGGtcggatttctttctttcaagctccacattgagtgtagagatctcttcaataaataaactttaaaaatttttttaaataaaatataaaagtctaatcatcaaaaaaaattttgatcaccagaaaacaatgagaagtcacaaactggaaaaatatttctgCAATACCAATGAGTAACAAAGATCCCTATGTAGGATATATGAAGAAATTGGTCAATTAACATGCAAAATAGCTTATTTCCATTGAAAATTGGGGGAGAAGTCCTGAGAGTATACCTCACCAAAGAATAATTCATCACTGGAACCATGGAAAAATGCTCATCTCATTAGgagccaaagaaatggaaattaaaaccaaaattagaTACCCTTTCACATCCACAGAATTGGCACAAAATTCAGACATTTTCATGTCTGAAAATGTTAAGTTTAATAATGAGAACTCTCGTACACAATTGCTGGGAGTCTGTATTGTATGCTCACTTCAGAAAACAATTTGGCATCAGGTAGTAAGTTTTAAGATGTGACCATGTCCCAGAAATTGTATGTCCAAGCACATATCTGGAGATAAGTGCTGTTCACAGCAACACTACTTtactagtaaaaaagaaaaaagagactgcACACATCCCAAGTGTCCAGTAGTAGAAttgataaataaattatgatcttgttatataatggaatactattctaTAAGTAAATGAGTGAATCAGAACTACATCAATATTATGAATAAATCAATCTCAGAAGTGTATTGaaccaaaaaggaaaagttaCATAAGTGTGTAAACACTCATAATTCCTTTTATATAGCAGTCAAACTGTGcaacaatttttaagaaatacattgttTAGGGATGCAAAGTCATGtggcaaaataaaataggagaatAATGAGCCCAAAATTCGGGAAGGATACATCTTATCAGCGAGGAGTGGTCTAGGAAGAGCACACAGGGTTTCAAAGATGAATAGTCATGTTCTTACAATAGCTAATGTGTACAAGGGAGTCatcatgtctttattttattttattattttattctttaggtaaattccaatatagttaacatacagtgttatattagcttcaggtgtacaatatggtgatttgtggaagcagtccaagtgtccatcaactgatggatgaaaagatgtggtgtatatacacaaaggaatattgtgcaatcataaaaaagaaagaaatcttgccatttgcaacgacatgg contains:
- the LOC131817654 gene encoding olfactory receptor 6Z7-like; the protein is MERSLEAGNMTRVQEFVLLGLSTRVDIRDVLFAVFLTLYVLTLLENTLIIYLVCSHSELRKPMYFFLGNLSCLEMCYVSVTVPSLLVGLRTGPCHVPFTACMTQLFFFISLICTECTLLASMAYDRYVAICRPLHYPLLMRPQICLGLAMTSWLGGLLVSVVKTSCIASLSYCGPNVLNHFFCDVSPLLNLSCTHVALTELVDFISAIVILWGSLLVAIATYVAIGRAVLHMPSAAARHKALSTCASHLVVVGIFYSATLFIYARPSRIEAMDLNKMLSVVYTVLTPMCNPVIYCLRNREVQAAFHRTLYRSRS